In Streptantibioticus cattleyicolor NRRL 8057 = DSM 46488, a genomic segment contains:
- a CDS encoding aldose epimerase family protein codes for MSENPRETTPSSDDVGPAEPGGPEAGVVLTAGEAEAVVLPENGCRIGSLRIAGTELLRQGARYGSFPMVPWCGRTGYGRFRNGGVVHELPANAAPHAIHGTGRDTVWRQNPGTTDRAVSFCYDLTDPWPYPGRVTQVFELGESELRITMSVEATEDSFPAQAGWHPWFLRNLGRGGEDVTVDFRAAWQEERGADHLPTGNRIEPLRGPWDDCFGMPDGVDVALTWPGELRLRLTSPAEWVVVYDEQPEAVCVEPQSGPPNGLNTAPRLVTPIDPLEVTTVWRWERLG; via the coding sequence ATGAGCGAGAACCCGCGCGAGACCACGCCCAGCAGCGACGACGTCGGCCCGGCCGAGCCCGGCGGCCCCGAGGCCGGGGTGGTGCTCACCGCGGGCGAGGCGGAGGCCGTGGTGCTGCCCGAGAACGGCTGCCGGATCGGGAGTCTGCGGATCGCCGGCACCGAACTGCTGCGGCAGGGCGCGCGGTACGGCTCGTTCCCGATGGTGCCGTGGTGCGGGCGGACCGGGTACGGGCGCTTCCGCAACGGCGGCGTCGTCCACGAACTGCCGGCCAACGCCGCCCCGCACGCCATCCACGGCACCGGCCGCGACACCGTCTGGCGGCAGAACCCCGGCACCACCGACCGGGCCGTCTCCTTCTGCTACGACCTGACCGACCCCTGGCCCTACCCCGGCCGGGTGACCCAGGTGTTCGAACTGGGCGAGTCCGAGCTGCGGATCACCATGTCGGTGGAGGCCACCGAGGACTCCTTCCCGGCGCAGGCCGGCTGGCACCCGTGGTTCCTGCGCAACCTCGGCCGGGGCGGCGAGGATGTCACCGTCGACTTCCGTGCCGCCTGGCAGGAGGAGCGCGGCGCCGACCACCTGCCCACCGGCAACCGGATCGAGCCGCTCCGCGGCCCCTGGGACGACTGCTTCGGGATGCCCGACGGGGTGGACGTCGCCCTGACCTGGCCGGGTGAGCTGCGGCTGCGGCTGACCAGCCCGGCCGAGTGGGTGGTGGTCTACGACGAGCAGCCGGAGGCCGTTTGCGTCGAGCCGCAGTCCGGGCCGCCCAACGGGCTCAACACCGCGCCCCGCCTGGTGACCCCCATCGACCCGCTGGAGGTCACCACGGTCTGGCGCTGGGAACGCCTCGGTTAG
- the pyrE gene encoding orotate phosphoribosyltransferase has product MTNPRDALLEQIKTKAVVHGRVTLSSGKEADYYVDLRRITLDGQAAPLVGQVMLDLTEGLEYDAVGGLTLGADPVATAMLHAAAARGRALDAFVVRKAGKAHGLQRRIEGPDVAGRRVLAVEDTSTTGGSVLTAVEALREAGAEVVGVAVIVERGAAPAIEAAGLPYYQAYGLSDLGLD; this is encoded by the coding sequence ATGACCAACCCCCGTGACGCCCTGCTGGAACAGATCAAGACCAAGGCCGTGGTGCACGGCAGGGTGACCCTCTCCTCCGGCAAGGAGGCCGACTACTACGTCGACCTGCGCCGCATCACGCTCGACGGCCAGGCGGCCCCGCTGGTGGGCCAGGTCATGCTCGACCTCACCGAGGGCCTGGAGTACGACGCCGTGGGCGGGCTGACGCTGGGCGCCGACCCGGTGGCCACCGCGATGCTGCACGCCGCCGCCGCGCGCGGGCGTGCGCTGGACGCCTTCGTGGTGCGCAAGGCGGGCAAGGCGCACGGCCTCCAGCGCCGGATCGAGGGGCCGGACGTCGCGGGCCGCCGGGTGCTGGCGGTCGAGGACACCTCCACCACCGGCGGCTCGGTGCTCACCGCCGTCGAGGCGCTGCGCGAGGCGGGCGCCGAGGTGGTCGGGGTGGCCGTCATCGTCGAGCGCGGCGCCGCCCCGGCGATCGAGGCGGCCGGGCTCCCCTACTACCAGGCGTACGGCCTCTCCGACCTCGGTCTGGACTGA
- the fbaA gene encoding class II fructose-bisphosphate aldolase produces MPIATPEIYNEMLDRAKAGKFAYPAINVTSSQTLHAALRGLAEAESDGIIQISTGGAEFLGGQYNKDMVTGAVALAEFAHVVADKYPVHVALHTDHCPKDKLDGYVRPLLKISQDRVAAGRNPLFQSHMWDGSAETLADNLAIAQELLAEAVKAKIILEMEITPTGGEEDGVSHEINDELYTTVEDAMRTAEAVGLGEKGRYLLAASFGNVHGVYKPGNVVLRPGLLKDLQVAVGEKYGKASPFDFVFHGGSGSTVEEINEALENGVVKMNIDTDTQYAFTRPVAAHMFTHYDGVLKVDGEVGNKKTYDPRTWGKAAEAGMAARVTVAAQNLRSAGNKLK; encoded by the coding sequence ATGCCCATCGCAACCCCCGAGATCTACAACGAGATGCTCGACCGGGCGAAGGCCGGCAAGTTCGCCTACCCGGCGATCAACGTGACCTCGTCGCAGACGCTCCACGCGGCGCTGCGCGGTCTCGCCGAGGCGGAGAGCGACGGCATCATCCAGATCTCCACCGGTGGCGCCGAGTTCCTGGGCGGTCAGTACAACAAGGACATGGTCACCGGCGCGGTCGCGCTGGCCGAGTTCGCGCACGTCGTCGCCGACAAGTACCCGGTCCACGTGGCGCTCCACACCGACCACTGCCCCAAGGACAAGCTGGACGGCTACGTCCGCCCGCTGCTGAAGATCTCGCAGGACCGGGTGGCCGCCGGCCGCAACCCGCTGTTCCAGTCGCACATGTGGGACGGCTCCGCCGAGACCCTCGCCGACAACCTCGCCATCGCCCAGGAACTGCTCGCCGAGGCGGTCAAGGCCAAGATCATCCTGGAGATGGAGATCACGCCGACCGGCGGCGAGGAGGACGGCGTCTCGCACGAGATCAACGACGAGCTGTACACCACCGTCGAGGACGCCATGCGCACCGCCGAGGCCGTCGGCCTGGGCGAGAAGGGCCGCTACCTGCTGGCCGCCTCCTTCGGCAACGTGCACGGCGTCTACAAGCCGGGCAACGTCGTGCTCCGCCCCGGCCTGCTCAAGGACCTCCAGGTCGCGGTCGGCGAGAAGTACGGCAAGGCCAGCCCGTTCGACTTCGTCTTCCACGGCGGCTCCGGCTCCACCGTCGAGGAGATCAACGAGGCGCTGGAGAACGGCGTCGTCAAGATGAACATCGACACCGACACCCAGTACGCGTTCACCCGCCCGGTGGCGGCGCACATGTTCACCCACTACGACGGCGTGCTCAAGGTGGACGGCGAGGTCGGCAACAAGAAGACCTACGACCCGCGCACCTGGGGCAAGGCCGCCGAGGCCGGCATGGCCGCCCGCGTCACCGTGGCCGCCCAGAACCTGCGCTCGGCCGGCAACAAGCTGAAGTAG
- a CDS encoding DUF3151 domain-containing protein, which translates to MAIHENLLGGPPPTHLPDDPGPRELLASGAAPSEVAAQYPASSLAWAQLADDAFAGGRVVESYAYARTGYHRGLDALRRNGWKGHGPVPWEHEPNRGFLRALHALARAAGAIGEQKEYERCTAFLRDSSPTAADTLS; encoded by the coding sequence ATGGCCATTCACGAGAACCTGCTCGGGGGACCGCCCCCGACCCATCTGCCCGACGACCCCGGTCCGCGCGAACTGCTCGCCTCCGGCGCCGCGCCCTCCGAGGTGGCCGCCCAGTACCCGGCGTCCTCGCTGGCCTGGGCCCAGCTCGCCGACGACGCCTTCGCGGGCGGCCGGGTGGTCGAGTCCTACGCCTACGCCCGTACCGGCTACCACCGCGGCCTGGACGCGCTGCGCCGCAACGGCTGGAAGGGCCACGGTCCGGTGCCGTGGGAGCACGAGCCCAACCGCGGCTTCCTGCGCGCCCTGCACGCACTTGCCCGCGCCGCCGGCGCCATCGGCGAGCAGAAGGAGTACGAACGCTGCACCGCCTTCCTGCGGGACTCCTCGCCGACCGCGGCCGACACCCTGAGCTGA
- a CDS encoding tryptophan 2,3-dioxygenase family protein — translation MERSPYEGHDEAGPENPNLDFKGTTPYEDYVKADVLTHLQQPLSDDPGEMVFLVTTQVMELWFTVLVHEWETASAALRRDDLPAALAALARSRHELEALNASWRPLAHLTPAQFNSYRGALGEGSGFQSAMYRRLEFLLGEKSASMLVPHRGSPRNHDELAKALHEPSLYDEVLRFLARRGYDIPERADLSQRYEPHPAVERAWQEIYSGPQDSELVTLGEALTEVAELVWRWRNDHLVATRRAMGAKTGTGGSAGVAWLEKRASKEVFPELWTARSHV, via the coding sequence ATGGAACGATCGCCGTACGAAGGGCACGACGAAGCCGGGCCGGAGAACCCGAACCTGGACTTCAAGGGCACCACCCCGTACGAGGACTACGTCAAGGCCGACGTCCTCACCCATCTCCAGCAGCCGCTCTCCGACGACCCGGGCGAGATGGTCTTCCTGGTGACCACCCAGGTGATGGAGTTGTGGTTCACCGTGCTCGTCCACGAGTGGGAGACCGCCTCGGCCGCGCTGCGCCGGGACGACCTGCCCGCCGCGCTCGCCGCCCTGGCCCGCAGCCGCCACGAACTGGAGGCGCTCAACGCCTCCTGGCGCCCGCTGGCCCATCTGACGCCGGCCCAGTTCAACTCCTACCGGGGGGCGCTCGGTGAGGGGTCGGGCTTCCAGTCGGCGATGTACCGGCGGCTGGAGTTCCTGCTCGGCGAGAAGTCCGCGTCCATGCTGGTGCCGCACCGCGGCTCGCCGCGCAACCACGACGAGCTGGCCAAGGCGCTGCACGAGCCCAGCCTCTACGACGAGGTGCTGCGCTTCCTCGCCCGCCGCGGCTACGACATCCCCGAGCGCGCCGACCTCTCGCAGCGCTACGAGCCCCACCCGGCGGTCGAACGCGCCTGGCAGGAGATCTACTCCGGGCCCCAGGACAGCGAACTGGTCACGCTGGGCGAGGCGTTGACCGAGGTGGCCGAGCTGGTGTGGCGGTGGCGCAACGACCACCTGGTGGCCACCCGGCGGGCGATGGGCGCCAAGACCGGCACCGGCGGCTCGGCGGGCGTGGCCTGGCTGGAGAAGCGGGCGTCCAAGGAGGTCTTCCCCGAGCTGTGGACGGCCCGCAGCCATGTCTGA
- the kynU gene encoding kynureninase: protein MSETTTPATAAALDDRAAALDAADPLAALRERFVLDDTVYLDGNSLGALPKNVAGRLAEVVEDEWGRLRIRSWDESGWWTAPERVGERIAPLVGAAPGQIVVGDSTSVNVFKAVVAATRLAGPGRDEVLVDAATFPTDGYVAASAARLTGHTVRPVAAGEMAAAAGARTAALLVNHVDYRTGELADLPGITAAAHAAGAVAVWDLCHSAGALPVGLDEHGVDLAVGCTYKYLNGGPGAPAFLYLARRIQDRFDSPLPGWNSHTDPFAMRPGYEAAPGAVRGRVGTPEILSLLALEAALEVWEGVDVAQVRAKSLALTDFFLECVAALVPDGRLEPVTPAEHARRGSQVSLRCADAGAVMAALIERGVVGDFRRPDVLRFGFTPLYTGFADVLRAARVLADTVR, encoded by the coding sequence ATGTCTGAGACGACGACCCCGGCCACCGCCGCCGCCCTCGACGACCGGGCCGCCGCGCTCGACGCCGCCGACCCGCTGGCCGCGCTGCGCGAGCGCTTCGTCCTCGACGACACCGTCTACCTGGACGGCAACTCCCTCGGCGCGCTGCCGAAGAACGTGGCCGGCCGCCTCGCCGAGGTGGTGGAGGACGAGTGGGGCCGGCTGCGGATCCGTTCGTGGGACGAGAGCGGCTGGTGGACGGCGCCGGAACGGGTCGGCGAGCGGATCGCGCCGCTGGTCGGCGCCGCCCCCGGGCAGATCGTGGTGGGCGACTCCACCAGCGTCAACGTCTTCAAGGCGGTCGTCGCCGCGACCCGGCTGGCCGGCCCCGGGCGCGACGAGGTGCTGGTGGACGCGGCCACCTTCCCCACCGACGGCTACGTCGCCGCGTCGGCGGCCCGGCTGACCGGGCACACGGTACGCCCGGTGGCCGCCGGGGAGATGGCCGCGGCGGCCGGGGCGCGCACCGCGGCGCTCCTGGTCAACCACGTCGACTACCGCACCGGGGAACTCGCCGACCTGCCCGGCATCACGGCCGCCGCGCACGCCGCCGGGGCGGTCGCGGTGTGGGACCTGTGCCACAGCGCGGGCGCCCTGCCGGTCGGGCTGGACGAGCACGGGGTGGACCTGGCGGTCGGCTGCACCTACAAGTACCTCAACGGCGGCCCGGGCGCGCCCGCGTTCCTCTACCTGGCGCGGCGGATCCAGGACCGTTTCGACTCGCCGCTGCCCGGCTGGAACTCGCACACCGACCCGTTCGCCATGCGCCCCGGGTACGAGGCCGCCCCCGGCGCGGTACGCGGCCGGGTGGGGACCCCGGAGATCCTCTCGCTGCTCGCTCTGGAGGCGGCGCTGGAGGTGTGGGAGGGGGTGGACGTCGCCCAGGTGCGCGCCAAAAGCCTGGCGCTGACCGACTTCTTCCTGGAGTGCGTGGCCGCCCTGGTGCCGGACGGACGGCTGGAGCCGGTGACCCCGGCCGAGCACGCCCGGCGCGGCAGTCAGGTCTCGTTGCGCTGCGCGGACGCCGGCGCGGTGATGGCGGCGCTGATCGAGCGGGGGGTGGTCGGCGACTTCCGGCGGCCGGACGTGCTGCGGTTCGGTTTCACCCCGCTGTACACGGGCTTCGCCGACGTGCTGCGGGCGGCCCGCGTCCTCGCGGACACCGTGCGGTGA
- a CDS encoding alpha/beta hydrolase has translation MTPRQEEAALLGLAPVAPHATRRYGPHPSQVVDYYRPDPDDPGAGRLTVLHGGFWREAYDRAHLSATAAALARRGFAVALAEYRRVGGGGGVPGTFEDVAAVVRTAWPGEPHVLLGHSAGGQLALWAAVRAGRAERVAGVVAVAPVADLGEAHRLRLSRDAVAGLLAPAGPGDPGVAARYDPVRLPSPPVPVVLLHGTADPDVPPVLSRHYAATHDAVLHELPGAGHYAALLPGSPQFERLVSVLRELAASAS, from the coding sequence GTGACCCCGCGGCAGGAGGAGGCGGCGCTGCTGGGGCTCGCCCCGGTCGCGCCGCACGCCACCCGCCGTTACGGCCCGCACCCCTCCCAGGTGGTCGACTACTACCGCCCCGACCCGGACGACCCCGGGGCCGGCCGGCTCACCGTGCTGCACGGCGGCTTCTGGCGCGAGGCGTACGACCGCGCGCATCTGTCGGCGACCGCCGCCGCGCTGGCCCGCCGTGGCTTCGCGGTGGCGCTCGCCGAGTACCGGCGGGTGGGCGGGGGCGGTGGCGTGCCGGGGACGTTCGAGGACGTGGCGGCCGTGGTGCGGACGGCGTGGCCGGGCGAGCCCCACGTGCTGCTCGGCCACTCCGCCGGGGGCCAGCTCGCGCTGTGGGCGGCGGTACGGGCGGGGCGGGCGGAACGGGTGGCCGGGGTGGTGGCCGTCGCCCCGGTGGCCGACCTCGGCGAGGCGCACCGCCTGCGGCTGAGCCGGGACGCGGTCGCCGGACTCCTCGCCCCGGCCGGCCCCGGCGACCCCGGGGTGGCGGCCCGCTACGACCCCGTCCGCCTGCCGTCCCCTCCCGTTCCGGTCGTCCTGCTGCACGGCACCGCCGACCCCGACGTCCCGCCCGTCCTCTCCCGCCACTACGCCGCCACCCACGACGCCGTGCTCCACGAGCTGCCCGGCGCCGGCCATTACGCGGCGCTGCTGCCCGGCTCCCCGCAGTTCGAGCGCCTGGTGTCCGTGCTGCGTGAACTGGCGGCGTCGGCCTCATAG
- a CDS encoding ABC transporter permease, translating into MSARDTAWTGTGTLLRAALRRDRVMAAVWVYALTASVAGTAVSLRRLYPTPAARASFARTVATDGTLRALYGPVLDPATTGGLTAWRMGSLGAALAGLMGVLIVVRHTRDEEESGRLELLAAGAVGRYAPLTAALLAGCAAAGALAVAVFAALVALGQGAAGSLALGGALGGAAVMFAAVAAVAAQLARGGRLARGVGGAVLGAAFLLRVAGDARGDALGWWSPLGWTAYARPFAAERWWLFAAMAAFAGVLTAVAFRLAARRDLGAGLLGDRPGAPVAGRWLRGPLGLAWRLHRGALAGWTVAFAVTGALAGGAASGAAGLIEGNARVGDLIRALGGTRRLDDAYLSAMTGLLGLVAAVQAVQAVLRIRAEETSGRAEPVLAGAVGRVRWALSHLAFAMAGPAVALAVGGVATGLAYGSGVPRLLAAALAEVPAVWVAGAVAALLAGAVPRAAQAAWAVPAGALLLGQLGPVLGAPRWAMDLSPFTHLPRLPSPVPVPPAPYLWLTLASLALTAASLTALRRRDVF; encoded by the coding sequence ATGAGCGCCCGCGACACCGCCTGGACCGGCACCGGGACGCTGCTGCGCGCGGCGCTGCGGCGCGACCGGGTGATGGCCGCCGTCTGGGTCTACGCCCTGACCGCCTCGGTGGCCGGCACCGCCGTCTCCCTGCGCCGGCTCTACCCCACCCCGGCCGCCCGGGCCTCGTTCGCCCGCACCGTCGCCACCGACGGCACGCTGCGCGCGCTCTACGGCCCCGTCCTCGACCCGGCCACCACCGGCGGCCTGACCGCCTGGCGCATGGGCTCGCTCGGCGCCGCGCTCGCCGGGCTGATGGGCGTGCTGATCGTCGTCCGGCACACCCGGGACGAGGAGGAGAGCGGCCGACTGGAGCTGCTGGCCGCCGGGGCGGTCGGCCGGTACGCGCCGCTGACCGCCGCCCTGCTGGCCGGGTGCGCCGCGGCCGGGGCCCTGGCGGTGGCGGTCTTCGCCGCGCTGGTGGCGCTCGGGCAGGGCGCGGCGGGGTCGCTGGCGCTGGGGGGTGCGCTGGGCGGGGCGGCGGTGATGTTCGCCGCGGTGGCGGCGGTGGCCGCGCAGCTCGCCCGGGGTGGCCGGCTCGCCCGGGGCGTGGGCGGTGCGGTGCTCGGCGCGGCGTTCCTGCTGCGGGTCGCCGGTGACGCGCGCGGCGACGCGCTGGGCTGGTGGTCACCGCTGGGCTGGACGGCGTACGCGCGTCCGTTCGCCGCCGAGCGGTGGTGGCTCTTCGCCGCCATGGCCGCCTTCGCCGGGGTGCTGACGGCGGTGGCCTTCCGGCTGGCGGCCCGCCGCGACCTGGGGGCCGGGCTGCTCGGGGACCGACCCGGGGCGCCGGTGGCCGGGCGGTGGCTACGCGGTCCGCTGGGGCTGGCGTGGCGGCTGCACCGCGGGGCGCTGGCGGGGTGGACGGTGGCGTTCGCGGTCACCGGCGCGCTGGCGGGCGGGGCCGCCTCCGGTGCCGCGGGTCTTATCGAGGGCAACGCGCGGGTGGGCGACCTGATCCGCGCCCTCGGCGGCACCCGGCGGCTGGACGACGCCTACCTGTCCGCCATGACCGGGCTGCTCGGACTGGTGGCCGCCGTCCAGGCGGTGCAGGCGGTGCTGCGGATCCGCGCCGAGGAGACGTCGGGGCGGGCCGAACCGGTGCTGGCGGGCGCGGTGGGACGGGTCCGCTGGGCGCTGAGCCATCTGGCGTTCGCCATGGCCGGACCCGCCGTCGCGCTGGCCGTCGGCGGGGTGGCCACCGGGCTGGCGTACGGGTCCGGGGTGCCCCGGCTGCTGGCGGCGGCGCTCGCCGAGGTGCCGGCGGTCTGGGTGGCCGGTGCGGTGGCGGCGCTGCTGGCCGGGGCGGTCCCGCGCGCCGCGCAGGCGGCCTGGGCGGTGCCGGCCGGGGCCCTGCTCCTCGGCCAGCTCGGCCCGGTACTCGGCGCCCCGCGCTGGGCGATGGACCTCTCCCCCTTCACCCACCTCCCCCGTCTCCCCTCCCCCGTCCCCGTCCCGCCCGCCCCCTACCTCTGGCTCACCCTCGCCTCCCTCGCCCTGACCGCGGCCTCCCTGACCGCCCTGCGCCGCCGCGACGTTTTCTGA
- a CDS encoding ABC transporter ATP-binding protein, with amino-acid sequence MTLAIDAAGLRKSFGRSRALDGLDLTVRTGEVHGFLGPNGAGKSTTIRILLGLLRADRGRVALLGGDPWRDAVRLHRRLAYVPGDVTLWPGLTGGEVIGLLGRLRGRPRPERVRELLDRFGLDPAKRSRGYSKGNRQKVALVAAFASDAELLVLDEPTSGLDPLMEEVFVACVREARDAGRTVLLSSHVLSEVEALCDRVSIVRAGRSVESGTLAELRHLTRTSLTAELAAPPDGLAALPGVHDLAVDGHRVALQVDADRLDEVLRHLTRAGVRALTSRPPTLEELFLRHYAPVPAAAEPVR; translated from the coding sequence ATGACCCTCGCGATCGACGCCGCCGGGCTCCGCAAGTCGTTCGGCCGCAGCCGCGCCCTCGACGGGCTGGACCTCACCGTCCGCACCGGCGAGGTGCACGGGTTCCTCGGGCCCAACGGCGCCGGGAAGTCCACCACCATCCGGATCCTGCTCGGCCTGCTGCGCGCCGACCGCGGCCGGGTCGCGCTGCTCGGCGGCGACCCCTGGCGGGACGCGGTACGCCTGCACCGGCGCCTGGCCTACGTCCCCGGCGACGTCACGCTGTGGCCCGGCCTGACCGGCGGCGAGGTGATCGGCCTGCTGGGACGGCTGCGGGGCCGGCCGCGCCCGGAGCGGGTCCGCGAACTCCTCGACCGGTTCGGCCTCGACCCGGCGAAGAGGAGCCGCGGCTACTCCAAGGGCAACCGCCAGAAGGTCGCCCTGGTCGCCGCCTTCGCCTCCGACGCCGAACTCCTCGTCCTGGACGAGCCCACCTCCGGCCTCGACCCGCTGATGGAGGAGGTCTTCGTCGCCTGCGTGCGCGAGGCCCGCGACGCCGGACGCACCGTCCTCCTCTCCAGCCACGTCCTCAGCGAGGTGGAGGCGCTCTGCGACCGGGTCAGCATCGTGCGGGCCGGGCGTAGCGTGGAGAGCGGCACCCTGGCCGAGCTGCGCCATCTGACCCGCACCTCGCTCACCGCCGAACTCGCCGCGCCGCCCGACGGGCTCGCCGCCCTGCCCGGCGTCCACGACCTCGCCGTCGACGGCCACCGGGTCGCCCTCCAGGTGGACGCCGACCGGCTCGACGAGGTGCTGCGCCACCTCACCCGGGCGGGGGTCCGCGCCCTCACCAGCCGGCCACCCACCCTGGAGGAGCTGTTCCTGCGCCACTACGCCCCCGTCCCGGCCGCCGCGGAGCCGGTGCGATGA